The genomic window CCGCCTGTCCGGCTCCCAGGGCGACATCGAAACCGGACACCTTAAGCAATACGCCGGTCAGCAGCCCGGCCAGCGCCATGCCGACTTTGACCATCCACCAGTAGATAGCACCGAAAACGCCCTCGCGGCGCTGATGGGTTTGCAGTTCGTCATAATCGCAAACATCCGAGATCATCGACCCCATCAAAGTGAACAAGGCCCCCGTTCCAAATGCCACCAACGGCGCGGAAAAGAGCAACCAATATGGATGGTCCGGGTTATACCCCACCCACTTGATGGCATACCCCACGATCGACAGGGAGATGGTGATCAGGAAGGTTTTGCGTTTGCCGATGCGCGTCGCGATCCAGCCGGTCAACGGGATGACGCACAAGGTAAAGATCGCGGTCAGGCTTCCGAAAGTTCCCATCAGCTTGCCGGCCTGCGAGTCGTTGCCGCTGAACAAATAGTAGATCATGACATAAAGCGAGAACGACATGCCGAGCTGGAAGCCGTTGAAAACGAGGAAGGTTGCTCCGCACAGTTTGACGAACGGGCCGCACTTGAAGGTGGTTCCAATGCCCTTCAGAAATTCGGCCATGTTTTCGAGCAAGCCTTCGGCGGCCTTGGGAGGCACGGTCTGTTTTTCCCGGCAGAAGATCGCCGGAACAATACCCAGTATGGCGACGATGACGCCCACCCACACTGCCAGCACGCGGGCCCCATGCACGGTATCGCGGAACAGACTGCTGGCCATGATGGCATAAAACCAAGGAACGCCGAGCCAGGCGAGCTGACCAACCGTGTTGGCGAAAGCATGCAGCCGTGTACGTTCATGATAGTCCGGTGTCATTTCATAGCCAAAAGCCACAAAGGGTGTCGCATAAACAGTGTAGGCTAGGAAAAACAGGATTGAAGCGACCATAAAGGTCCAGAAATAGAAGGGCTGGGAGTGTCCTTCCGGAAGTTGCCACATCAGGGCAAAGATCAACCCGGCGATGAGGGCCCCGGTGAAAATAAACGGTCTGCGCCGCCCCCATCGGGAGCGGGTGTTGTCGGAGATATAGCCCAGCATCGGGTCCGATACGGCATCGAATATCCGGGGAATCGCCCCGAGAAGGCCGACCAGCACCGGATCCATGCCCAAGCCGAGATTCAGGATCACCACCATGGCCGGCAGGGCGGCCGCCTGCAGGTTGTTAACCAGCATGCCAACGGCATAGGCCGTTTTCTGCCTCAAGGAAATGCGATCTTCTGCTGCGGTTTTGAAATGTGTTTCGGCACTCATGAGCGAGATTCCCTAGTTCAACTAATCTTGGCGCAATGCATGATACCAGTCTTTGACGACATCAAATGCCAACTTTTTATTCCGGTCAATATCCACAATGCCCCAGTATTCCTCATCGGCAACCCCATCATAAGGCACGCCGCTGCTTACGGGTGGCGATCCATGCGGATCATGGGTGCTCGGGTCATCAGCTTTCCACCAGCCATCCAAAAAGGAAAACAGCGCAACGCCCGAGCAAACGTCCTGTTCCTCGAAAACGGCAGCCAGAATATTCCGCGTGGCATCGGCCTGCGCCTTTTGGTTTTCCCCCTGCCCATATCCATGCGCCGCGATATTCATGTAGCTGTCGGCACCAGCCTCGGACAGATACATCGGTTTGGAACTGATGGCCGCCCATTCTGCAAACAGATCTTCAGGGTTATCCCACCGGTAGATGTTCATTCCCCACACATCCACATCCGGGCAGGTAGACAGCGCCAACTCATCCGGCAATTCGCCGTGCGCTGTCGCCACCGGATGAGACGCATCATTCTGGTGAATAAGTACGGCGGCGTTGTTCAACGCCTCGTACCATACCCTGATATCGCCATCATCAAACCATTCCGGGTGATAGTTATACTCGTTGCCCATCTCCCACATCAAGATGGCGGGGTGGTTCTTGTAGGTGTTGACATAGTCGATGAACGATCCGGAAAGGATGTCGCGGTTGTATTCGAATCCTATGATGATTTTCAGCCCCGAAGCATAGATTTCATCCAGCACGGCTTTGCTGTCTATTGGGGAATAGGCCCGAATGGTATTGATCCCGGCCTCCTTCATTAAGCCGAGATCTTCGGACAACCTTCCAAAATTCCGCTCGCGACTGCCCTTCGGCACAGGGTGGTAGCAAATACCCTTGATGACATAGGGGGTGTCATCAACCAGTATACGACGACCCGACACCTTTACGCTCTCTACGTCAACGCCTGCCATACAGGAGCAAAGCATCCCCGTTACAAGTATACACATCGCGATTTTTAACATTGTCATCTTAATCCTTGCAGATTTCCACGAATTCAAGACGTGACCTTAACTTTTGCCCTGCTGGTAAACCCGCACCCAGTCAACATACATATATTGTGGAAAAACGCTTCTTTCATCCGGACGAAAGTCAGGATCTTTTCCCCCCACAGCAATATTCAACAAGATGAAAAACTCCTGATGAAATTCTCCGAACTCATCCGCAGTGATCGGTTGGGTGGCGTACAGCTGACCATCAACCATCCAGCGAATCTGTTGCTCATCCCACTCGATTTCAAATACATGAAAGGCATCGGCAAACCTGCCGGCTGGCAATTTAAACGTCTGAGGATGTATCCACGCGTGTTTCGAATTGCGGTCTGCATAATGGATGGTGGCTTCAACCGCGCCATCGTCTTTTGAACCCCAGAGTTCCATTATATCGATCTCACCGCAAAACGGCCAACGTGTATCGCCGCCATGACGTTTACCGTTGATACCCACCATCCAAAACGCCGGCCATATCCCTTGTCCATACGGAAGTTGTATGCGCGCGGCCACCTTGCCATAGCGCCAAGACTGCTTTTGCGCAGTTTCCAGGCGCGCCGAGGTGTATCTGTTCTCGCCGTGGCTTTCTCCTTCATGGATCGCCTTTATCACTAGGCAGCCGTTGTCGATATAAGCATTGCTTTCATCGTCCGTATAGCGCTGCCATTCTGCGTTAAAGCGTCCGGCCTTTGCAACCCGCCTGCTCCAGTTGGCGTCATTCAGCTCAGCTTTATCAAATTCGTCGGCCCAAACCAGCTGCCATTGCTCTCCCGCCTGATAACTATCGTCGGCGAGGTTCGCAGCCGGATAGCGTACGGATGCCTGGCAGCCGGTCACTGCAACGGCCAACAGCCACATGAGCCGCTTCATTATACCCGGACCTCAACATTGAGCTTTTCAATGGCTCCGGTGCGGGTGAAGATTTCCGAGCTTACAGATTGGTTAAGCACAAGACCATCCACTTCAATCGTCTCGCCCGTGGCGCGCTTTACGCAGATACGATCCGTATCACCCTCACGAATTTCAACGGGGACGGTGCAAAACGTGAAGCAAACATCGCTCTCGCTTGAAAGGAATGGATCGAAGCCCAGACAGCCGTTTTCGACGCGGACGCCCAGCTCTGTCAGACGGGAGATAAAGTCCTCCTTCACTTGGCCCGTAAGGCCGGGCTGCTGAGCACCCATCATGGACGGCGTATGCGAATAGGGATCGGTCGGGAACGCCCCCTGTTCCTGCACGCTCTTGTAGGCGCCGATGCCCTGCCGGATGTCATAGTAACAATCCAGCAGAGGCTCGATATGGGTGCTTCCTTTGGCCCTGATGCAGGTTTCCTGAACAGCAAGCAGCAGTTTCGAAACCATGTGCCAGTAGATCGAGCCCAGCCCTTCGTATTTAAAGAATGTTCCGGAGCGGCCGGTGAACGACTGATGGTCAAAAACCTGTTCATAGGTTTCGAGCCATTTATCGCGGTCCTTTCCTGACATCCCTGCCTTCTTAAGCTCCTCATCCAGCATGGCCGCATTGCGGAATTCCGGATTGAAATGCAGCACACCGTTGCTGTCGAGTTTGGCAATGCCCGGACAGGCCTCTTCGGCATCCGGGATGCAGTTCTTTTCCATGAAGCGCTGCAGCGTGCGATTGGGATAGAGGATATAGCTATGCTGGTCTTCCCGGTAGAGCGAGCTGGTCCGCAGCGCCTTGAGCACATCGAGGCTTTCCTCAGCATCCAGTTTACCGGAAGAGAGCACGGCCACCTGCCCTTCCAGCATTTCGTAGAGATGGCGAACCGATATCCCGCCATCCGCTTCCACCTTCATCAGGTTGTAGGCATGGTACAGCCCGTCATCGCGCCGATTGACCGCAATGGTCTGATCCATATAGGCCAGCGAAAGCTTCATGAATGCGACAATATCCGCAACCGGCAAGCTCGTTTTTTGTCCCGAGAACCCGTCATTGTATATCGCTTTGCGGTAGTGGTCGCCAGCGCCGCCCAAAAGATCGAGCACCTCGCGGCGCGGCGCGGCGGAAAAGCCGTTCGGCAGCAGGCCGGCGTGCCGCTGCAAGGCGGCAAACATGGCACGGAACTGCTGTTCCACTTCGGTCGAAACCGCAAAATCTTCCTGCCCGCAACCGTCGAAAAGTTTGATGCAGAAATCGAGATAGCGGCGCATGTAGCAAAGCGTCACCATCGAAACCCCGTATCCGACCAGCGCATTGTTGGCGTCGTTCCATTCCGGCCGCTGGGTATTCATCCAGATACCGGCTTCCGGAATAAAGTTCGAGAGCTTGGCCAGCAAAGGCACAAGCAGTTTCTCGGTCAGGTTGACGCGGTAGATGCCATCTCCCTTTAAATAAACCAGCTTGCCGTCGGAGCCGATGGTTTTACTCAGCGCCAGAATCGCGGCATGGGCATCATGGTCGAACTCGATGCTTTCGCACGGGTCGGCCAGCAGCGAATCGTAGGATTTTATGCTGTACGGCACATTCGCATAGACATAGATTTCCTTAGAGAGCATCTCCTTCAGGTTGCCGGGATGGTACGCCTCGGATTGTTCGAGCAGCTTGAGCAGGTAGATGATCTGGTGGTCGCCCCAGTAGCCGATATAGGACCACGGATCATTGGGGTCATGCACTTCCCAGTCCATGCCGTCGCGTGTGATGCGGTAGGGATTGTAGCCGTCGGCCGTGGATGCGTTGACAAACTTGCTGATTATGCTTTCGAAAAATCCGGGGTAGGAAATGCCCAGCGCTTCCCAGTTCTGGAAAATATCGCGCCAGTTGCCCTCGTAGGACAGCTTCTTCGAACCGTCCGGGTTGCGCGTTTCGATCGAAAACTGGTTCCACGGACGGCTTGGATCGCCGTGGCGACGGCTGAAGGTCAGCGGCATATATTCCAGATAGAGCCGCTCCATCTCGGGATGGCCCAGCCCCCGGAAAAAAGTGAGTCCTTCCTGATATTGGAAGGTATCCGGCAACGCGTCGAGCGTCAGCTTTTCCGCAACGAGTCCGTTGGCCGAAGAGATGAAGTCAAGCAAGTCGGTTTTGCTGACCGAGTAGCCGTTGTCGAAAATGCCGCCGCGCATGACGTTGAAGAGCGTATTGGCAAAATGGCGCGCGGTCTGAAGCGGGTTTCCGCCCGTCTGGATGCCGTCGGCCGCGGCAACGATCGAGCACAGGTTTTCCGTGCCCTGCTCCACATCGGCCAGCAGCTCGTCCGCATCGGGCCGTTTAAGCTCAAGCGCGGCAATATCGCAGGCATCCTGATCGACCTCGGCCACGATAACCCATTCCTTGCTGTCGCTGGCGGGCAGTTCAACTTGCGACTGCACAAAATAGGCTCCGCGCACGCCGCGCATATCCGTCTCCTGCTCGATGGTTTCTCCTCGGCGGAAACGTTCCAGTTGGCCCGTGCTGAGCAAGCAGACCGGCTGGTCCAGCCCCATCGACCAAACGGTGTTGGCGGTGAGCGACTCACTGGGTTCGGCGCGGTCGACCGGCACCGAACTGAGCGCATAGATGCCGATGCCGCTCTCAGGCAGCAGTTCGCTCTTTTTGTAGGCATCGACCAGCGTGCTATATACATTCTGCATATTGCGATCAACGTTCGCCGGCAGCAGGTTTTGCAGGCCATCGACAAAGCGGCAGCGGACCGGCGCCCCGCCAAGATTCGCCAGCGTGGCCTTGCGCACAAAGCCGAAGCGGTCACTCGACATCCACACATAGCTGAACGAAAGCTTTAACGTGCGGTTGACCTCCTCGAAGACCAGCTTATTTCCCGGCACATTCTTATAGATGTTGCGTTCGACGTCATAGACCCCGTCATAGCGGCTGGAAAACGGCTCCCACAGGTTTTCGCCCGCCTCGCCTTCCACCAGGACGACGGTCTTGGAGCCGGTCTGTTCCGCCGCGTCCTGCACCTGGTCCTCGGTATAGTATGGGAACAGCGCACTTTCGGGATTGCGCCGACCGCAGGTAAGCGCACCGTTGCTGGAGATGAACATCCAGTGGTTGGAATCGCTGACGACGCTGATGAAAAACGGAGCCATCCGGTCGTGGTTCCGGATACGGTAGAACTGCTCCCCATCGAGTTCGGTGTATCCACCATTCACTTTTGCGTCGGACGAGTACAACTCACAGTCACCCACCCATACTTTTTTCTTCTCGGTCATGTTTTTCCCACTAACTCTCAAATATGATCGACGACCTCAATACTCCCGCAGCAGCCCAAACCACATCTCTTTTGCTTTTCATAACAGTAAATCCTTAGCGGACGCCAAGGCGATGCGAACAGGCGTTTTCCCAACCCTTCGGCGCCTTCTGCTCCCGGAGGTTTTCGCCCGGGATCGAAGGCCGGTTTTTGATAAACGCGACTGCGTTGAAGATCCTGAATCAAGAATCGACAAAGCAGCCGCCTTGGATGCTGGCTTCATTGAGTCGGTTCCGATTCATTTGCTGAAGGGCAATTGGAATCGCCCTTCAGCCTGATTCAGGAACCTACTGCCATGCTCGCAGGCGCCCAAAGAGAGCTCCGCCAGGCGCGTGTTCGTCCGAAATGCCAACGCGAACACGGTCAACTCCGGTTCCGAAGAAGTCATCATCAACCTCGATCGTTGTTCCGCTGAGGCCGTTCGTCACAAGAGTCCAACCCCCGTACCTGAGGCCCGTTGCAAACTCTACGCCCGCTTCGACGGAGCCTATGGAGCCGTCCCAGCGCCGGTAGATGATAACAAGTTCGCCCGGGATCTCATCGTTGTAAGTCGGCTCCAATCCGGAGGCATCCGCCATTCCGTTTGTCGCACCGTAAAGGTAAGCCAGTCCGTTGGCGACCCCATCGCCATTCGCGTCGTCCCCAAAGGCGGCATCCGCAACATCCAGGTCGGCAGCCCACTTTTCATAAGTAAAGGCGGGCGGTTCATCCAGCACGGCGATTTTACCATTCACGGCCAACAAGTTATCCCAGTACAGCCCTGGCGCCGGCTGGGCAGGTTCGATGCTCCAGTCGCCCCCTCCGGAGAGCGCCTGATCGAAAACGGCGAATTCCTGCCCCGCCGCATAGGGAATTCCGATGTTTTCCACGCTCAGCGTGCCGGCATTGCTCACGCTGTATGTCCCGGTCAGACTCACCCAGGCGGAAGCCGGGAGGGCTCCGGGATCAACCGCGATATCCACATCAAGCCAGCCGTCACCGTACACGGATCCGGAATTAGAGATCGGACCTCTCGGAGCGAGGGTCAGGACTTTGCCGTTCAGGTTAACGGACATTGCCATGCTCAACTGTGACTGAGACGAAACCTGCCACACCTGGTTGGACTGCAACACAATCTCTCCACCCCCGCCGATGGTCAGGCTATGGGTTGTATTTGAAAGATTAATCCCTCCTTCGTAAATGTTCAGCGTACCGGTGATGGGATCCATGGTGACATCCCGAGTCAGGCTCTCTTCCAGACGGATCTGGTTCATGTCTTTGGTTCCGCTGAGGGACGGATTGTTGTCTCCCGTGAAGGCAGAACTAAAGGCCACCACAGTGATCGGAGAGTTGACCTGCGAGCCGTCCCAGTTCCCTGATCTGTACCATTCGGCACCGTCGCTCGCACCCCCAGTCCACTGAACGCTTACTAAGCCATCCACCGAAACCGCGACGTCCTTGCTCAGGGTCGCGGTTCCGCCCTTCATGTCCGATACGACAACTTCAACCGTGTAGATCCCGGGTTCATCCCAGGTTTTCGTCAAGACGTTCGAACTGGTGTTGTAAGGTTCGAGCTTGTCGCTGGTCTCCCACATGCAGGCCACTTCGTCGCCATCCGGATCGTTTGGCGCAACGGTGATGGACAGGGGCACGCCGGGCTTGCAGGAGAGCGGAACATCCCATGTCGGCGACGGAGCCGCATTGCCGCTAAAGTCGCCCCGGTTGATCCGCACATCGATGTATTCGTTGGGCGCATCGCCGCCCCGCCCGAGGTTGGTGATGTAAACCAGTCCGACATCGTCGGCATAGGTTTCTCCCGGCTGCAGAGCCTGGTCATCGAATGCTTTCGATGTCCCCGGATGCATATCGAGGCTGACCGTGCTCCCGGTTCTGTCGCTTGGATCGTTGACATCTCCGCGATCCCAATAGAAAACCAGGCCTTGACGCATGGCATGATTCATTCCATCGCCCTTGTTGTTATCGGGATTATTTACGTATTGGTTCTCCCAGAGACGCGAGCGGAATCCGATCCAGAAATCCGTGCTGGTGCCTCTATCCTTCCGCCTTACCTGCAGCGCCCGCTTTGTGAGATTGGTGCTGATGTCAGGATCGTCGAACGAGTAGAGGCGCTTGGTATAACTGCCGTCACTTGTGATACTGTAATAATCGGTGATCCAGCCGCGCGTTATCTTGTCAAACGGCTCCGGATCGATCGAGCCCGTCTTCATGAAATGCCAGGCATCCGGATCGGTCACAGTACCCGATAGCGGATTTTTCGTGGCGTCCGGCTGCATCCGCTGTTGATGCGACCAAGCAAAGGAGTGCCCGAATTCATGCATCATGGCACCGCCGTTGCCTTTCAGCCAGACGCGGCTGCCGCCGACAGTCGACTTGTCTCCAGAGGAATGGGAGCCGTGGAAGAAGACGACAATACCATAGTTGGCCGGATCGTACCCCTGAGCCCCGGCCTTGTTCTCAGCGGCGGTGGCGAGCGTGGAGCCGGTATAGGAGCCCTTATTGTTCGGTAACGTGACCTCCACCGTGTCATATTGGCTGAACTTCAGCTCGCGGTAAGAGAACCGCTCGAAATTACCCTTCGCCAGCTCGATCTTGTTGATAATCGTGCCAAGGCTGGGAGCGTCGTTGGAATCGGCGAATTTCACGCGGATGCCCAGCACTTTCACCCACCCCTTGCTTGGGGCAGCCTCGGCAGGTTCCATCATCGCACAAAGGAGGAGCATTAACGACGCGGTCAGCCACCGGCGATGCGTGAACCGGAAAGCGCCGGCCAAAGTCCTGATTGCCAATATTGCCATTTTTTTCATTTTTAATTCCTTTCTATGACTAATTGAGTTTGAACATCTGTTTTTCAAAAACCTTCGGTTCATCACAAGAAATACAGCTCGTTATGCGCGAATACATTTATTCTGGAACCACATCTCGCCCAAGCGAAGCC from Pontiella desulfatans includes these protein-coding regions:
- a CDS encoding glycoside hydrolase family 2 TIM barrel-domain containing protein, with the translated sequence MAGVDVESVKVSGRRILVDDTPYVIKGICYHPVPKGSRERNFGRLSEDLGLMKEAGINTIRAYSPIDSKAVLDEIYASGLKIIIGFEYNRDILSGSFIDYVNTYKNHPAILMWEMGNEYNYHPEWFDDGDIRVWYEALNNAAVLIHQNDASHPVATAHGELPDELALSTCPDVDVWGMNIYRWDNPEDLFAEWAAISSKPMYLSEAGADSYMNIAAHGYGQGENQKAQADATRNILAAVFEEQDVCSGVALFSFLDGWWKADDPSTHDPHGSPPVSSGVPYDGVADEEYWGIVDIDRNKKLAFDVVKDWYHALRQD
- a CDS encoding PKD domain-containing protein; its protein translation is MKKMAILAIRTLAGAFRFTHRRWLTASLMLLLCAMMEPAEAAPSKGWVKVLGIRVKFADSNDAPSLGTIINKIELAKGNFERFSYRELKFSQYDTVEVTLPNNKGSYTGSTLATAAENKAGAQGYDPANYGIVVFFHGSHSSGDKSTVGGSRVWLKGNGGAMMHEFGHSFAWSHQQRMQPDATKNPLSGTVTDPDAWHFMKTGSIDPEPFDKITRGWITDYYSITSDGSYTKRLYSFDDPDISTNLTKRALQVRRKDRGTSTDFWIGFRSRLWENQYVNNPDNNKGDGMNHAMRQGLVFYWDRGDVNDPSDRTGSTVSLDMHPGTSKAFDDQALQPGETYADDVGLVYITNLGRGGDAPNEYIDVRINRGDFSGNAAPSPTWDVPLSCKPGVPLSITVAPNDPDGDEVACMWETSDKLEPYNTSSNVLTKTWDEPGIYTVEVVVSDMKGGTATLSKDVAVSVDGLVSVQWTGGASDGAEWYRSGNWDGSQVNSPITVVAFSSAFTGDNNPSLSGTKDMNQIRLEESLTRDVTMDPITGTLNIYEGGINLSNTTHSLTIGGGGEIVLQSNQVWQVSSQSQLSMAMSVNLNGKVLTLAPRGPISNSGSVYGDGWLDVDIAVDPGALPASAWVSLTGTYSVSNAGTLSVENIGIPYAAGQEFAVFDQALSGGGDWSIEPAQPAPGLYWDNLLAVNGKIAVLDEPPAFTYEKWAADLDVADAAFGDDANGDGVANGLAYLYGATNGMADASGLEPTYNDEIPGELVIIYRRWDGSIGSVEAGVEFATGLRYGGWTLVTNGLSGTTIEVDDDFFGTGVDRVRVGISDEHAPGGALFGRLRAWQ
- a CDS encoding glycoside hydrolase family 16 protein — encoded protein: MKRLMWLLAVAVTGCQASVRYPAANLADDSYQAGEQWQLVWADEFDKAELNDANWSRRVAKAGRFNAEWQRYTDDESNAYIDNGCLVIKAIHEGESHGENRYTSARLETAQKQSWRYGKVAARIQLPYGQGIWPAFWMVGINGKRHGGDTRWPFCGEIDIMELWGSKDDGAVEATIHYADRNSKHAWIHPQTFKLPAGRFADAFHVFEIEWDEQQIRWMVDGQLYATQPITADEFGEFHQEFFILLNIAVGGKDPDFRPDERSVFPQYMYVDWVRVYQQGKS
- a CDS encoding MFS transporter; amino-acid sequence: MSAETHFKTAAEDRISLRQKTAYAVGMLVNNLQAAALPAMVVILNLGLGMDPVLVGLLGAIPRIFDAVSDPMLGYISDNTRSRWGRRRPFIFTGALIAGLIFALMWQLPEGHSQPFYFWTFMVASILFFLAYTVYATPFVAFGYEMTPDYHERTRLHAFANTVGQLAWLGVPWFYAIMASSLFRDTVHGARVLAVWVGVIVAILGIVPAIFCREKQTVPPKAAEGLLENMAEFLKGIGTTFKCGPFVKLCGATFLVFNGFQLGMSFSLYVMIYYLFSGNDSQAGKLMGTFGSLTAIFTLCVIPLTGWIATRIGKRKTFLITISLSIVGYAIKWVGYNPDHPYWLLFSAPLVAFGTGALFTLMGSMISDVCDYDELQTHQRREGVFGAIYWWMVKVGMALAGLLTGVLLKVSGFDVALGAGQADKTLFLLRVFDVGIPILTSAIALGIIATYTITEGKAHEIRGELERRRGKVSEEKR